The Elgaria multicarinata webbii isolate HBS135686 ecotype San Diego chromosome 4, rElgMul1.1.pri, whole genome shotgun sequence genome contains a region encoding:
- the TRAPPC3L gene encoding trafficking protein particle complex subunit 3-like protein isoform X1 — MSRPANRRPENPKIDWHLPAISSSASAHHMSRELFVLTYGALVAQLCKDYEKDEDVNKYLDRMGYSIGIRLVEDFLARSAVKKCRSYSETADIIAQVAFKMYLGVTATVTCSNAMGNEFSLILGKNPLVDFVEELPAGRSSLCYCNLLCGAIRGALEMLHLAAEVTFIQDALKGDEVTEIGITFLRKIETKKHKRNK, encoded by the exons ATGTCGCGGCCAGCAAACCGAAGACCAGAAAACCCCAAAATT GACTGGCATTTGCCCGCCATTTCATCCTCTGCATCAGCACATCACATG AGCAGAGAGCTTTTTGTGCTCACCTATGGTGCTTTGGTAGCCCAGCTGTGTAAGGATTACGAAAAGGATGAAGATGTGAACAAATATTTAGACCGCAT GGGATACAGCATTGGCATAAGGCTGGTTGAAGACTTTTTGGCTCGCTCTGCTGTGAAGAAGTGCAGGAGTTATTCAGAAACTGCAGACATTATTGCACAG GTTGCTTTTAAGATGTATCTCGGTGTTACCGCCACTGTGACTTGCAGCAACGCAATGGGAAATGAGTTCTCCCTGATTCTGGGCAAGAATCCCTTAGTGGACTTTGTGGAAGAGCTGCCAGCAGGGCGATCTTCACTTTGCTATTGCAACCTCCTGTGTGGTGCCATTAGAGGTGCTCTGGAAATG TTACACCTAGCTGCTGAAGTCACGTTCATTCAAGATGCTTTGAAAGGAGATGAGGTCACGGAAATTGGAATTACATTCTTAAGGAAGATTGAAACCAAGAAACACAAAAGAAATAAGTGA
- the TRAPPC3L gene encoding trafficking protein particle complex subunit 3-like protein isoform X2 produces MSRPANRRPENPKISRELFVLTYGALVAQLCKDYEKDEDVNKYLDRMGYSIGIRLVEDFLARSAVKKCRSYSETADIIAQVAFKMYLGVTATVTCSNAMGNEFSLILGKNPLVDFVEELPAGRSSLCYCNLLCGAIRGALEMLHLAAEVTFIQDALKGDEVTEIGITFLRKIETKKHKRNK; encoded by the exons ATGTCGCGGCCAGCAAACCGAAGACCAGAAAACCCCAAAATT AGCAGAGAGCTTTTTGTGCTCACCTATGGTGCTTTGGTAGCCCAGCTGTGTAAGGATTACGAAAAGGATGAAGATGTGAACAAATATTTAGACCGCAT GGGATACAGCATTGGCATAAGGCTGGTTGAAGACTTTTTGGCTCGCTCTGCTGTGAAGAAGTGCAGGAGTTATTCAGAAACTGCAGACATTATTGCACAG GTTGCTTTTAAGATGTATCTCGGTGTTACCGCCACTGTGACTTGCAGCAACGCAATGGGAAATGAGTTCTCCCTGATTCTGGGCAAGAATCCCTTAGTGGACTTTGTGGAAGAGCTGCCAGCAGGGCGATCTTCACTTTGCTATTGCAACCTCCTGTGTGGTGCCATTAGAGGTGCTCTGGAAATG TTACACCTAGCTGCTGAAGTCACGTTCATTCAAGATGCTTTGAAAGGAGATGAGGTCACGGAAATTGGAATTACATTCTTAAGGAAGATTGAAACCAAGAAACACAAAAGAAATAAGTGA
- the TRAPPC3L gene encoding trafficking protein particle complex subunit 3-like protein isoform X3, whose amino-acid sequence MGYSIGIRLVEDFLARSAVKKCRSYSETADIIAQVAFKMYLGVTATVTCSNAMGNEFSLILGKNPLVDFVEELPAGRSSLCYCNLLCGAIRGALEMLHLAAEVTFIQDALKGDEVTEIGITFLRKIETKKHKRNK is encoded by the exons AT GGGATACAGCATTGGCATAAGGCTGGTTGAAGACTTTTTGGCTCGCTCTGCTGTGAAGAAGTGCAGGAGTTATTCAGAAACTGCAGACATTATTGCACAG GTTGCTTTTAAGATGTATCTCGGTGTTACCGCCACTGTGACTTGCAGCAACGCAATGGGAAATGAGTTCTCCCTGATTCTGGGCAAGAATCCCTTAGTGGACTTTGTGGAAGAGCTGCCAGCAGGGCGATCTTCACTTTGCTATTGCAACCTCCTGTGTGGTGCCATTAGAGGTGCTCTGGAAATG TTACACCTAGCTGCTGAAGTCACGTTCATTCAAGATGCTTTGAAAGGAGATGAGGTCACGGAAATTGGAATTACATTCTTAAGGAAGATTGAAACCAAGAAACACAAAAGAAATAAGTGA
- the LOC134398437 gene encoding calcium homeostasis modulator protein 6-like, whose translation MDKFRTLLDFCLTHQKALGYGAVSLLTLGSERIFSVVVFKCPCNSWNMLYGTVFLLVPALILFLLGLLVSIRSWKVLTGCCAPGQLCKRPHGGRLWRSLRVLWLVVVGAAVAPFTWIAVALLGGGFYECAATGSPVLQRYMCKDEEEKCIKAVLQAPCQGTSSPQEIYDMLMQLRAQSQVAGWLLIASVFTLAVFATCISRCRSPVSILQLAFWKMYTEKEQQLFELKAKEHAAQLAERNINCFFGCAELAPFDTPSLKDWHGVSSLFAFNPEEHYYSMIHKYVAFKTRGGSIRSAEGDQFPTCLTFVDGAGAGETQVL comes from the exons ATGGACAAGTTTCGCACACTGCTGGACTTCTGCCTTACTCACCAGAAGGCTctgggctatggggcggtgtctCTGCTGACTCTTGGCAGCGAGCGcatcttttctgttgtggtgttCAAATGCCCGTGCAACTCCTGGAATATGCTCTACGGCACTGTCTTCTTGCTGGTGCCCGCTCTAATACTGTTTCTGCTCGGCTTGCTAGTCAGTATCCGGTCCTGGAAGGTGCTCACCGGATGCTGTGCCCCAGGCCAGCTGTGTAAGCGTCCTCACGGGGGCCGCCTCTGGCGCTCCTTGCGAGTGCTGTGGCTGGTGGTGGTTGGGGCTGCTGTCGCTCCTTTCACGTGGATTGCTGTGGCTTTACTGGGAGGTGGTTTCTATGAATGTGCTGCTACTGGGAGCCCAGTACTGCAGCGGTACATGTGCAAAGACGAAGAGGAAAAGTGCATCAAGGCAGTGCTTCAAGCGCCCTGTCAGGGCACCTCTTCTCCCCAGGAGATCTACGATATGCTCATGCAGCTCCGAGCACAGTCTCAG GTGGCAGGATGGCTTTTGATTGCCAGCGTCTTCACATTGGCTGTCTTTGCCACCTGTATCTCCCGCTGCCGTTCCCCCGTCAGTATTCTTCAgcttgccttctggaaaatgtaCACGGAGAAAGAGCAGCAGCTTTTTGAGCTCAAGGCCAAAGAACACGCTGCTCAGTTGGCGGAGAGGAATATCAACTGCTTCTTTGGCTGTGCTGAACTGGCACCGTTTGACACCCCGAGCCTCAAAGACTGGCATGGTGTTTCCTCCCTATTTGCTTTTAATCCTGAAGAACATTACTACAGTATGATACATAAGTATGTTGCCTTCAAAACCAGAGGTGGCAGCATTCGATCCGCCGAAGGGGATCAATTTCCTACTTGTCTGACATTTGTGGATGGTGCTGGAGCTGGTGAGACTCAAGTGTTATAA